The Flavobacterium marginilacus genome window below encodes:
- a CDS encoding DUF2480 family protein: MEEIINKVANSVLEVFDLEDYYPAGNRVQIDISQWLIDGFLLKEKDFREQLNNQDWSKYQDQYVAVSCGTDAIIPQWAIILVTMHLAPYAKKIVNGYTEDLDSALYDELLSKIDYSVYKDKPVIIKGCSRKPVPMRAYVLAAQYLQPYARSIMYGEACSAVPLYKSAKK; this comes from the coding sequence ATGGAAGAAATAATCAATAAAGTAGCCAATAGCGTACTGGAAGTTTTTGATCTTGAAGACTATTATCCTGCAGGAAACCGTGTGCAGATCGATATTTCACAATGGCTTATTGATGGTTTTTTGTTAAAGGAAAAAGACTTTAGAGAACAGCTTAATAATCAGGATTGGTCAAAATACCAAGACCAGTATGTTGCCGTTTCCTGTGGAACGGATGCGATTATTCCGCAATGGGCAATCATTTTAGTTACGATGCATCTGGCTCCTTATGCTAAAAAAATTGTGAATGGTTATACAGAAGATTTAGACTCGGCTTTGTACGATGAATTGCTTTCTAAAATTGATTATTCTGTTTATAAAGATAAACCTGTTATTATAAAGGGCTGTTCCAGAAAACCTGTTCCTATGAGAGCTTATGTTTTGGCAGCGCAATACCTGCAGCCCTACGCCAGAAGTATTATGTATGGAGAAGCCTGTTCGGCGGTGCCATTGTACAAATCGGCAAAAAAATAA
- a CDS encoding YraN family protein, which yields MAAHNELGKLGEDLAVDYLRKNGYAILDTNWTFQKAEIDIIARIENTLAIVEVKTRSSIDFGLPQDFVKPKKIQLLVKAVDSYVNQKNLDIDVRFDIIAIHKEGKSFAIEHLIDAFFHF from the coding sequence ATGGCTGCACACAACGAACTTGGAAAACTGGGAGAAGACTTGGCGGTAGATTATCTTCGGAAAAATGGATACGCCATTCTTGATACCAACTGGACATTCCAAAAAGCCGAAATTGACATTATTGCTAGAATTGAAAACACGCTGGCCATTGTAGAAGTAAAAACGCGTTCGTCAATCGATTTTGGCCTGCCACAGGATTTTGTGAAACCAAAAAAAATTCAGCTTTTGGTAAAAGCAGTTGATTCCTACGTAAATCAAAAAAACTTAGATATTGATGTCCGTTTTGACATTATTGCCATTCATAAAGAAGGCAAATCCTTTGCTATTGAACATCTTATAGATGCTTTTTTTCATTTTTAA
- a CDS encoding aspartate kinase, which produces MKTVSSIVENYIKTKPFLLNALSLGIINLTSLSRNIMTELESEFGKEVKQGAVVMALKRLTEELDFRLNHKINKVIKNIGEITVRSALTDYTFAVSDTVLNKQADLITDINSLPDIFYTSSKGVNETNIVVSNSVNHLVEKHFSSEKLIQKLENLASITVKLPKENIVVPGIYYFIFQRLAWEGIIINEVISTSNEFTIMVSENEVDVAFKVIKDLKN; this is translated from the coding sequence ATGAAAACTGTATCGTCTATTGTAGAAAACTACATTAAAACAAAACCTTTTTTATTGAATGCTTTATCGCTGGGCATTATCAACTTGACTTCTTTGTCAAGAAATATTATGACCGAATTGGAAAGCGAATTTGGTAAAGAAGTAAAACAAGGTGCCGTAGTAATGGCTCTGAAAAGACTGACTGAAGAATTAGACTTTCGATTGAACCATAAAATCAATAAAGTAATAAAAAACATAGGAGAAATCACGGTACGATCTGCTTTGACAGATTATACGTTTGCTGTTTCCGATACGGTTTTGAACAAACAGGCCGACTTAATTACAGACATCAATTCGTTACCAGATATTTTTTATACCTCATCCAAAGGTGTGAACGAAACAAACATCGTTGTAAGCAACAGCGTTAACCATTTGGTAGAAAAGCATTTTTCATCCGAAAAACTGATTCAAAAACTGGAAAATCTGGCTTCGATTACAGTAAAATTACCAAAAGAGAATATTGTAGTTCCAGGGATTTATTATTTCATTTTCCAGCGTTTGGCCTGGGAAGGAATTATTATCAATGAGGTAATTTCTACATCAAATGAATTTACAATCATGGTAAGCGAAAACGAAGTGGATGTAGCTTTCAAAGTGATTAAAGATTTGAAAAACTAG
- the hflX gene encoding GTPase HflX, whose translation MLEKETINFEKTAIVGIVTQNQSEEKLNEYLDELEFLTFTAGGEVVKRFTQKMERPNPKTFVGTGKLEEICLFVKENDISTLIFDDELSPSQQKNISKIIDCKILDRTNLILDIFAQRAETSYARTQVELAQCQYLLPRLSGMWTHLERQKGGIGMRGPGETEIETDRRIVRDRIALLREKIKTIDKQMGVQRSNRGAMVRVALVGYTNVGKSTLMNAIGKSDVFVENKLFATLDTTVRKVVIKNLPFLLSDTVGFIRKLPTQLVDSFKSTLDEVREADLLLHIVDISHPEFEDHIESVNQTLLDIKAHDKPTIMVFNKIDAYKHLTIDEDDLMTEKTPRHFTLEEWKQTWMHRLGEQNALFISATQKENFEDFRERVYEAVRQIHITRFPYNKFLYPDYKDAVEKEEKENDE comes from the coding sequence ATGCTAGAAAAAGAAACAATAAATTTCGAAAAAACAGCCATAGTTGGTATTGTAACCCAAAATCAAAGTGAAGAAAAACTCAACGAATATCTTGATGAATTGGAGTTTTTGACGTTTACCGCTGGAGGAGAAGTAGTCAAACGTTTTACGCAAAAAATGGAGCGTCCCAATCCTAAAACTTTTGTAGGGACAGGAAAATTAGAGGAAATATGTCTTTTTGTAAAAGAGAATGATATTTCGACTTTGATATTTGACGATGAGTTATCACCTTCGCAGCAAAAGAATATTTCCAAAATTATAGATTGCAAAATATTAGACAGAACCAATTTAATCCTCGATATTTTTGCTCAAAGGGCCGAAACCTCTTATGCTAGAACTCAAGTAGAATTGGCACAATGCCAATATTTACTGCCAAGACTTTCCGGTATGTGGACGCACTTGGAACGACAAAAAGGAGGTATCGGAATGCGTGGTCCTGGTGAAACCGAGATCGAGACCGACAGACGTATCGTTCGTGACCGTATAGCATTATTGAGAGAAAAAATTAAAACCATTGATAAGCAGATGGGAGTGCAGCGAAGCAACCGCGGAGCAATGGTGCGTGTTGCTTTAGTAGGTTATACCAACGTTGGAAAATCGACTTTGATGAACGCTATTGGAAAAAGCGATGTATTTGTCGAAAACAAACTTTTTGCAACATTGGATACAACTGTTCGAAAAGTAGTGATTAAGAACCTGCCTTTCCTGCTTTCTGATACAGTTGGGTTCATAAGAAAACTGCCAACCCAATTGGTTGATTCTTTCAAAAGTACCTTGGACGAAGTTCGCGAAGCCGATTTGTTATTGCATATCGTCGATATTTCACACCCCGAATTTGAAGACCATATCGAGTCGGTAAATCAAACTTTGCTGGATATCAAAGCACATGATAAACCAACGATTATGGTTTTCAATAAAATTGATGCCTACAAACATTTGACAATTGACGAAGATGATTTAATGACAGAGAAAACTCCAAGACACTTCACATTGGAAGAGTGGAAACAAACCTGGATGCACCGTTTAGGAGAGCAGAATGCTTTGTTTATTTCGGCAACACAAAAAGAAAATTTTGAAGATTTTAGAGAACGTGTATATGAAGCCGTTCGGCAAATACACATTACCCGCTTTCCATACAACAAATTTTTATATCCGGATTATAAAGATGCAGTGGAGAAAGAAGAGAAAGAAAATGATGAATAA
- a CDS encoding SUF system Fe-S cluster assembly protein — MEQEINTEDLGESIVKKLKTIYDPEIPVDIYELGLIYDVMVNTDYEVKILMTLTSPNCPVAESLPREVEEKIKSIEHIKDAEVEITFDPPWSKDLMSEEAKLELGML, encoded by the coding sequence ATGGAACAAGAAATTAACACCGAAGACTTAGGAGAATCAATCGTAAAAAAACTGAAAACCATTTACGATCCGGAGATTCCAGTAGATATTTACGAATTGGGATTGATATACGACGTTATGGTCAATACCGATTATGAAGTAAAAATATTAATGACGCTTACTTCCCCAAACTGTCCTGTAGCGGAGAGTCTGCCAAGAGAAGTTGAGGAAAAAATAAAATCAATCGAGCATATAAAAGATGCCGAAGTAGAAATCACTTTTGATCCGCCTTGGAGTAAAGATCTGATGAGCGAAGAAGCAAAATTAGAATTGGGAATGCTTTAA